In Caballeronia sp. TF1N1, the DNA window CTCCTTGCTTACGTCTGAACACCGCCAAAGACGAGGAAAATACAAATGAGACCGGTGGTTTTCGGCAAAAGATTCGGATGGCTGCACGCAGGCGCCGGCACGCGCGGCGTCGTTCTCTGCAACACCTATGGCCACGAATATGTGTGGACCTATAGCGGCCTGCGTCACCTGGCAGACGCTCTTGCGGCCCGCGGCTTGTGGGTCTTGCGCTTCGACTATCTCGGCACGGGGGATTCAGCCGATCTAGAAGCAGGACAAGACCTGTTCGATTCGGCGGTGGATGACATCGGTTCAGCCGTCGATTTCCTCAAGGAACAGACGGGTATCGAACACGTCACGCTAGCGGGCTTTCGGGTCGGTGCCGCGTTCGCTTTGGCCGCGGCGCTCAAGCGTCCCGTCGACGATCTCGCCTTGCTTGCGCCTGTTGTAAGCGGACGCACCTATATCCGCGAACTCGGCGCGGTGCGCAAGACCTGGCTCGACCAGCTCGCACCGCCCCTTCGCGAAGCGCAACCCAAGACTGGTCCGCTCAACGTGCTGGGTCAGGTTTATGACGATGCCTTCAGAGCCCGGCTGGAAAACATCGATCTCGCGTTGCAAGTGAAAAGTGCGGCCATTGCGCCCGCCAATCGCGTATTGCTGATGCACGCACGAACGAGCTCGAAAGACCCGCTGCTGGATGCGCTCAGTGGGCTTGGCGTCGATACGCAGACACAACCCTTTGAAGATTTGCTCGGCTTCATTCAAGAGTCGGCATTCACGGTATTGCCCAAGGCTGCTTTGGCAACGGCCACTGAGTGGATTGCAAACGGCGCGCTCGAAGCAGGCCCCGTTAATACATCGGCTGCGGCACATGACGTGTGGCCAGATTTCGTCATCGAAACGCCGGAGGCTGTCGAGCGTCCCGTGCGAATGGACGAACAAGGACTCGTAGGCGTGCTGTGCGAGCCGCGTCATGGTGCAGCGCGTGGCCCTGTGTTTGTCATGACGAATACGGCGGCGAGTTCACGCGTAGGCGATAGCCGGCTTTCCGTGCGGATTGCACGCGAGCTAGCATCACGTGGTATTGCTTCATTGCGCTTCGATGCACGCGGCCGTGGCGACAGTCCGCTTCCTTCGGGCGATGTGCAGTCAGACACGCCCTTCGGCAGAATCTATAACGTGGTCGCAACCGAAGACACTGGCGTCGCCGCGCGTTGGTTGTCCCGGCAAGGCTACAAGACGATCTATGCGTTCGGCATTTGTTCAGGTGCGTATCACGCTTTGAAGGCAGCGGTCAGCGAGAGCGTTATTACCGGCGTGATTTCGGTGAATATCCCTACGTTCAAGCGTCCCGAGGACAAAACGCCCGAAGCGTTGCGCGAATCCACACGCAACTCCATGGCGGGTTATGCGTTTTCCATGCTCGATCCGCAGAAGTGGAAAGCCATTTTGCGCGGCGACAAAAATCTGCTTCGCGTAATGGGCTTTATCGGCGGCTACATGCTCACGCGTGCGCGTTCACGTGTCGTCGATGTATTGAGGCTCGACAGCCTGAGCAAAACGCCACCCGAACAGGCCACTACACCCATGCCGATCATTCGCGCGCTCGACGCTAGAGGCGTGAACACGGTGCTGGTCTACGGCGCCTACGATGCGGGCCTGGACTTGCTTGCCGCGCATTGCGGCAAGCTGGGCGCTCGACTCAAGCGGCTTCGTTCAGTGCGTGTCGCAACTTACGCCGATGTCGATCATTCGTTGTTCAATGCCGCGAGTCTTCCGCAAGTGATCGCGTTGTGCGAGTCGGTCATCACGCAGACGAACGTGCAGACCGAAGTTCCAGGCGTGTCGCAACAGCGAAACCATAGCAGCGCACTGACCGATCAACGCGTTTGATGCTTCTGCATATAAGCGACATGTAGTGCACGCACGCGTTCTGCAAGGTCGTCGACGGGGCCATCCACGATTGCTCCGTCGATCACCTCTTCAATGGGCAGCGCGCGGACAGGGCCGGGCCCAGCACCGAGTTCCTCACGCCAGCGCGTGAACTGCGCAGTCGAACTCGCATAGACGATTCGCCCAAGCCCCACCCATGCATGCGCCGCCGAACACATCGGACAATGCTCGCCCGATGTGTAGACCACGGCATTCTTGCGCGCGGGCTCGCTCATATTTTCCGCAGCCCACTTTGCAATAGCGAACTCAGGATGCAAGGTCTTGTCGCCCGTGCTGATGCGGTTACGATCCTCAAAGAGCACGTGACCGTCGCTCGCCACCAGTAGAGAACCAAAGGGTTCATCGCCTTGGTCGAGCGCTTCTTTAGCCAGTTCGATGCATCGTTCGAGATGTTTCCTGTCCACGCTATCTATCATTCGACCTCTCCGTTGTTTGCTCGACTTCTTGAATTGAACACGCCTCAATAAACCGGATTCAAGCATTCGTACCGACCGCCGTTAAGAAGAAAACAGGCCTTTTCTTCATATCATTAGGGTCGTAACTCGATTTCGCTTTGCGGCGGTTTGCCGGGGTGCAAGTGATGAACGTTTCATGTTTCATAGCGGTATGGCTAATGGTGTTCAGCCTTGCCAGCGGCGCGCGCGCGGCTACGTCGCCGCTCAATTACACCACGTCCTGGATTGGCAACACTTTTGGCTTCGGCGATGGCAAGTGGATGCAGCAGGACATACAAGCCATCCGCGTTGCACCGGACGGAACCGTCTATACCAATAGTCCGTGGGATGAAAGCGGCGCCGAGATCGCGGCGTATCGCAATGGCGACCGAATCGCGGTGGCGGGTGCGACGCATGGTTGGGGCGCGGCGGGCGGCGACGCCATTGCATCGAACAGCACATACCTCTATGCGGCGATGTCCATCGGCAATCAAGGTGGTGGCCTCGTCGGCGCGGATTATCCGCCCAACGGTTATACGTGGTTCGGCATTACGCGACGCACGATCGCCAACATCGCCAAGGGCGCGTTTTTTACGGGCGGCGTCGGCAACAGCGCGAACGCTACCAAGAACAGTTTCCTGATCGTGGCGACTGTGCCGGCCGGAACGGACGCGGGCATTCGCGGCCTGGCCGCTAACGATAGCGAGCTTTTTGTTTCCGACGCGTCGAGCAATCAGATCGTCGTGTTCGATGCCAACACGATGAGGCGTAATCGCGCGTTCAACGTGACATCACCGGGACGCATGGCACTCGATATAGACGGCACGCT includes these proteins:
- a CDS encoding serine aminopeptidase domain-containing protein; translated protein: MRPVVFGKRFGWLHAGAGTRGVVLCNTYGHEYVWTYSGLRHLADALAARGLWVLRFDYLGTGDSADLEAGQDLFDSAVDDIGSAVDFLKEQTGIEHVTLAGFRVGAAFALAAALKRPVDDLALLAPVVSGRTYIRELGAVRKTWLDQLAPPLREAQPKTGPLNVLGQVYDDAFRARLENIDLALQVKSAAIAPANRVLLMHARTSSKDPLLDALSGLGVDTQTQPFEDLLGFIQESAFTVLPKAALATATEWIANGALEAGPVNTSAAAHDVWPDFVIETPEAVERPVRMDEQGLVGVLCEPRHGAARGPVFVMTNTAASSRVGDSRLSVRIARELASRGIASLRFDARGRGDSPLPSGDVQSDTPFGRIYNVVATEDTGVAARWLSRQGYKTIYAFGICSGAYHALKAAVSESVITGVISVNIPTFKRPEDKTPEALRESTRNSMAGYAFSMLDPQKWKAILRGDKNLLRVMGFIGGYMLTRARSRVVDVLRLDSLSKTPPEQATTPMPIIRALDARGVNTVLVYGAYDAGLDLLAAHCGKLGARLKRLRSVRVATYADVDHSLFNAASLPQVIALCESVITQTNVQTEVPGVSQQRNHSSALTDQRV
- a CDS encoding nucleoside deaminase: MLESGLLRRVQFKKSSKQRRGRMIDSVDRKHLERCIELAKEALDQGDEPFGSLLVASDGHVLFEDRNRISTGDKTLHPEFAIAKWAAENMSEPARKNAVVYTSGEHCPMCSAAHAWVGLGRIVYASSTAQFTRWREELGAGPGPVRALPIEEVIDGAIVDGPVDDLAERVRALHVAYMQKHQTR